From Woronichinia naegeliana WA131, the proteins below share one genomic window:
- a CDS encoding pyridoxal phosphate-dependent aminotransferase: protein MKFTQRVSQVPPSITLEITAKAKEMRAKGIDICSFTAGEPDFATPAHITAAAKLALDQGKTRYGPSAGEPVLRQAIALKLQQDNQLCYEAKNVIVTNGGKHSLFNLMLAIIETGDEVIIPAPYWLSYPEMVKLAEGTPVIVETTAATDYKITPAQLQAAITPRTKLFVLNSPSNPTGAVYTPEEIRALAEVVVKNDILVVSDEIYEKILYDGAEHLSIGAVSEEAFKRTIISNGFAKSYSMTGWRVGYLAGPEELIEKTSTIQGHSTSNVCTFAQYGAIAALQDSQDCIQTMLTAFTERRKVIVEGINAIPQLSCPTPMGAFYVFVDVSQTGLDSLTFSDKLLESLEVAVIPGIAFGDDQCIRLSYATDMATIEKGLDRLAKFVSRL, encoded by the coding sequence ATGAAATTTACACAGCGTGTTAGCCAAGTTCCACCTTCCATTACCTTAGAAATCACGGCCAAAGCCAAGGAAATGCGAGCCAAGGGCATTGATATCTGTAGTTTTACGGCCGGAGAACCCGATTTTGCCACACCGGCCCACATTACAGCCGCCGCTAAGTTGGCCCTGGATCAAGGAAAAACTCGCTATGGCCCTTCTGCCGGAGAACCCGTATTACGTCAAGCGATCGCCCTCAAACTTCAACAGGACAACCAACTCTGTTACGAAGCGAAAAATGTGATTGTCACCAATGGCGGTAAGCATTCTCTGTTCAACTTGATGTTGGCCATTATTGAAACAGGGGATGAAGTCATTATTCCCGCTCCCTATTGGCTCAGTTATCCCGAAATGGTCAAATTAGCAGAGGGAACACCTGTCATTGTCGAGACAACGGCAGCCACTGACTACAAAATTACACCCGCACAACTTCAGGCTGCTATTACACCACGCACCAAATTATTTGTGCTCAATTCTCCGTCTAATCCCACAGGAGCCGTTTATACGCCGGAGGAGATTCGAGCCTTGGCTGAGGTAGTGGTAAAGAACGATATTTTAGTGGTGTCTGATGAAATTTATGAAAAAATTCTCTACGATGGCGCAGAACATTTGAGTATTGGAGCCGTCAGCGAAGAGGCCTTTAAGCGCACTATTATTAGTAACGGTTTTGCCAAAAGTTATTCCATGACGGGCTGGCGCGTTGGTTACTTAGCGGGGCCAGAGGAGCTAATCGAAAAAACCAGCACTATCCAGGGTCATAGTACCTCTAATGTCTGTACCTTTGCCCAATATGGCGCGATCGCCGCTTTGCAAGACTCTCAAGATTGTATCCAAACCATGTTAACGGCCTTTACCGAACGGCGTAAAGTGATTGTCGAAGGGATCAATGCCATTCCTCAACTGAGTTGTCCGACTCCCATGGGAGCCTTTTATGTGTTTGTGGATGTTAGTCAAACAGGTTTAGATTCCCTTACCTTTTCTGATAAATTGCTGGAAAGTCTGGAAGTCGCAGTTATTCCAGGCATTGCCTTTGGGGATGATCAATGTATTCGTCTCTCCTATGCGACCGATATGGCTACCATAGAAAAAGGCTTAGATCGGTTAGCTAAATTTGTTAGTCGTCTTTAA
- a CDS encoding DUF4276 family protein has protein sequence MKEIRYTLITDGSSDRALMPILNWLLMELGVNIPIQAAWADLARLPHPPKKLEDRIEKAIALYPCDLLFIHRDAEKETRQKRVSEIHQAVNLLKEDVKLPVVCVIPVKMTEAWLLIDEKAIREAAGNPKGSQSLNLPKPSTIEKLSDPKENLKALLELARGHSSRKSQKFLIARARIAELIDDFHPLKQLPAFMDLESELKQTLGDRGWISDLT, from the coding sequence ATGAAAGAAATTCGCTATACTCTGATTACCGATGGCAGTTCAGACCGTGCCTTAATGCCGATTCTCAATTGGTTACTGATGGAGCTAGGTGTTAACATCCCTATTCAGGCAGCTTGGGCCGATTTAGCACGGCTTCCTCATCCGCCTAAAAAATTAGAAGATAGAATTGAAAAAGCGATCGCCCTTTATCCCTGTGATTTATTGTTTATTCATCGTGACGCGGAAAAAGAAACCCGTCAAAAAAGAGTATCGGAAATCCATCAGGCCGTTAACTTGCTCAAAGAAGATGTCAAATTACCTGTTGTCTGTGTAATTCCAGTTAAAATGACTGAAGCCTGGCTTTTAATAGATGAAAAGGCGATTAGAGAAGCAGCAGGCAATCCCAAAGGCAGTCAATCCCTAAATCTACCTAAACCCTCTACAATTGAGAAACTATCTGATCCAAAAGAAAATTTGAAAGCATTACTGGAGCTTGCTCGTGGTCATTCTTCTCGTAAATCCCAAAAATTTTTGATCGCAAGAGCAAGAATAGCTGAGTTGATTGACGATTTTCACCCCCTAAAACAATTACCTGCTTTTATGGACTTGGAATCTGAACTTAAGCAGACCCTTGGCGATCGCGGTTGGATTAGTGATCTAACCTAA
- a CDS encoding universal stress protein gives MSYQKILVALDRSELSQEVFQQGLVLAKQSQATLMLFHCVPIESQILTPYPSFYSEEMLNFSQHVHEQLHQEMTETEQWLKKYEQMATEQGVTTECNCKIGEPGRLIRDMAKSWQADLIVLGRRGLKGISEIFLGSVSNYIVHQALCSVLIVQHQD, from the coding sequence ATGTCTTATCAAAAAATTTTGGTCGCCCTAGATCGTTCGGAGCTATCCCAAGAGGTCTTTCAACAGGGTTTAGTCCTGGCAAAACAGAGCCAGGCTACCCTAATGCTCTTTCATTGTGTACCGATAGAAAGCCAAATTTTAACGCCCTATCCGAGTTTTTACAGTGAGGAAATGCTGAACTTTTCCCAACACGTTCATGAACAGCTTCATCAAGAGATGACTGAAACGGAGCAATGGTTGAAAAAGTACGAGCAAATGGCTACAGAGCAAGGGGTTACTACCGAATGCAATTGTAAAATTGGCGAACCTGGTCGTTTAATCCGCGATATGGCTAAAAGTTGGCAAGCTGATTTAATTGTGTTAGGACGACGAGGCTTAAAAGGAATCTCAGAAATCTTTTTAGGCAGTGTCAGCAACTACATCGTACATCAAGCTCTTTGCTCAGTCTTAATTGTCCAGCATCAAGATTAA
- a CDS encoding AAA family ATPase: MITRLKVSGFKNLVNVDIRFSPFTCIAGANGVGKSNLFDAIQFLSALSDRSLIEAAKSVRDESGKTTDIKSLFHRVGDSYDETMRFEVEMIIPKTGMDDLGQEAEASSTFLRYTLVLKYVDSQNYLKSSGSLEILQEELVHIKNKTELQQSLRFNYSSLWLNSVFKAQARKAPYISTGKQSDNISKSDSEVVSDLAIRLHQDSGTEKGRRRGAGGKPRRFLAKKLPRTVLSDANATESPTALLARREMQSWRILQLEPSALRKPDDFMSVSEAVLGMDGSHLPAALYRLAHELVEESDYENIEEVYSQIANSLAELITDVRSVSIDRDEKRQLLTLLVTGKDGTSHPAKALSDGTLRFLALAVLALDPNNQGVMGLEEPENGIHPERIPAILNLLQSIATDVNSPVDVNNPLRQVIINTHSPAVVQQVPEDSLLVAELKEMIANNHRYKGVCFSCLPDTWRTKIENENISIISMGKLLPYLNPVIDEQAIDEDDIFDETSQNEQPKTSISKNTRPKKIWKRIFVS, translated from the coding sequence ATGATTACAAGGCTGAAAGTTTCTGGTTTTAAGAATCTTGTAAATGTGGACATTCGCTTTTCTCCCTTTACCTGTATTGCAGGGGCCAATGGAGTGGGCAAGTCCAATCTTTTTGATGCTATTCAATTTTTAAGTGCCTTAAGCGATCGCTCTTTAATCGAAGCGGCCAAATCGGTGCGGGATGAGAGTGGCAAAACAACAGATATTAAAAGTCTTTTTCATCGGGTAGGAGACAGCTACGACGAAACCATGCGTTTTGAAGTGGAAATGATCATTCCTAAAACAGGTATGGATGATTTAGGACAAGAAGCAGAAGCCAGCAGCACTTTTCTGCGTTACACTCTGGTTTTGAAATATGTGGATTCTCAGAATTATTTAAAATCTTCGGGTTCTTTAGAGATTTTACAGGAAGAATTAGTTCATATTAAAAATAAGACAGAACTTCAGCAAAGTTTAAGGTTTAACTATTCTTCTTTATGGTTAAATTCAGTTTTCAAGGCTCAAGCGAGAAAGGCCCCTTATATTTCAACAGGGAAGCAATCGGATAACATATCAAAATCAGATAGTGAAGTCGTTTCAGACCTAGCAATTCGTCTTCATCAGGACAGTGGAACGGAAAAAGGGCGAAGAAGGGGAGCGGGAGGGAAGCCCAGACGATTCTTAGCTAAAAAACTACCTCGAACTGTTTTATCTGATGCGAATGCAACCGAAAGCCCAACCGCCTTATTAGCGCGTCGAGAAATGCAATCCTGGCGCATTCTGCAATTGGAACCTTCGGCCCTCAGAAAACCGGATGATTTTATGTCCGTATCGGAAGCCGTTTTAGGAATGGATGGTTCCCATTTACCTGCGGCTTTATACCGTCTTGCTCACGAATTAGTAGAAGAATCAGATTATGAAAATATTGAGGAAGTTTATAGTCAAATTGCCAATAGTTTGGCTGAGTTAATTACAGATGTAAGGAGTGTTAGTATTGATCGAGATGAAAAACGTCAGCTTCTCACTTTATTAGTGACGGGAAAAGACGGAACTTCCCATCCAGCAAAAGCTCTGAGTGATGGCACATTGCGATTTTTAGCATTAGCGGTTCTTGCTCTTGATCCGAATAATCAAGGTGTTATGGGCTTAGAAGAACCTGAAAATGGTATCCATCCCGAACGAATCCCTGCCATTCTGAATTTATTACAAAGTATTGCAACCGATGTCAATAGTCCTGTAGATGTTAATAATCCTCTGCGTCAAGTAATTATCAATACCCACTCTCCCGCCGTTGTTCAACAGGTTCCAGAAGATAGTTTGTTAGTGGCAGAATTAAAAGAAATGATCGCTAATAACCATCGCTATAAAGGAGTCTGTTTTAGTTGTTTACCGGATACCTGGCGAACGAAGATTGAGAACGAAAATATTAGTATTATTTCGATGGGAAAATTACTGCCCTATCTTAATCCTGTGATTGATGAACAAGCAATAGATGAAGATGATATTTTTGATGAAACTTCACAGAATGAGCAGCCTAAAACTTCTATATCTAAAAATACTAGGCCGAAAAAAATTTGGAAGAGGATATTCGTCAGTTAA
- a CDS encoding DUF2442 domain-containing protein: MTIPIIQKVTITDEALSVDLSDGRTISVPLAWYPRLLNGSILERNDYRLIADGSGIHWHQLDEDISLKNLILGQPSGESQTSFQRWLKNRS; this comes from the coding sequence TTGACCATACCAATCATTCAAAAAGTAACCATCACTGACGAGGCTCTTTCCGTAGATTTATCCGATGGACGCACCATTTCCGTCCCTCTGGCATGGTATCCACGTCTGTTAAATGGTTCCATTTTAGAGCGTAATGATTATCGTTTAATTGCTGACGGTAGTGGTATTCATTGGCATCAACTGGATGAAGATATTAGTCTTAAAAATTTAATTCTAGGACAGCCATCGGGCGAAAGTCAAACCTCATTTCAGCGTTGGTTAAAGAATCGAAGTTAA
- a CDS encoding DUF4160 domain-containing protein, whose protein sequence is MPTLLTVGPYRFFCYAGDQNEPPHIHIERDKSLTKFWLQPVRLQNKQGFSRVEINRIQKLVETHQEQLLRGWHDFFND, encoded by the coding sequence ATGCCCACCCTGTTAACCGTTGGCCCATACCGATTTTTTTGCTATGCAGGGGATCAAAATGAGCCTCCCCATATTCACATTGAACGGGATAAATCTCTCACTAAATTTTGGCTTCAGCCCGTCCGTCTTCAAAATAAGCAAGGATTTAGCCGTGTAGAAATTAACCGCATTCAAAAATTAGTTGAAACTCATCAAGAACAATTACTAAGAGGCTGGCATGACTTCTTCAACGATTGA
- a CDS encoding DUF433 domain-containing protein, which produces MKWQERIASDPSICHGKVCIKGTRIMVSVILDNLAAGVSNAEILKSYPSLSELDLKAAISYAAELARERIISA; this is translated from the coding sequence ATGAAATGGCAAGAAAGAATTGCAAGTGATCCTTCCATCTGTCATGGTAAAGTCTGCATTAAAGGAACCCGCATTATGGTGTCTGTTATTCTAGATAACTTAGCGGCTGGAGTCAGTAATGCAGAAATATTAAAAAGCTATCCATCTCTGAGCGAACTTGATCTAAAAGCAGCGATTTCCTATGCCGCAGAACTAGCTCGTGAAAGAATCATATCGGCTTAA
- a CDS encoding SNF2-related protein: MPSLNISHTFKFTPSLALEALQNQRFDDLDHYQVRLDLFNLSIMADYDQLLCLPTLNAIDKYWYQIETARKVMRQLGGRALLADEVGLGKTIEAGLICKEYLARGQIQSILVLSPASLVSQWQHELSEKFNIDSITTDSKSLQQNPEEFWNNNQRIVASLPTAKSAKHFPFATGRNWDLVIVDEAHHLKNRNTLSWKLVNALNKRFILMLTATPVQNSLVELFNLLTLLKPGLLKTEAAFKKEYVMSGNGRVPKNPEKLRQLMREVMVRNTRALVDVKLPKRFATTISVTPSPAEKKLYQDVTEFLRHPDVPLDKLSTTNLLMRAGSSPNALTDSLKQLNKRIESDVLKSLVKRAAQVKKAEKAKALIDLLQQSSQKTLVFATFKATSDYLQTMLQEAGIVFVTFRGDMSLKEKDAAIEAFRNEVPVLLASETGGEGRNIQFANAIVNYDLPWNPMKIEQRIGRIHRIGQVQDVFIFNFCLKDSIEEYILSVLHDKINMFELVVGEIETILGNMDEDLDFSEIVRDLWLKNQAKPELDSAFNQLASDLLKAKDSYKEAQELEEQIFGEDFEA; this comes from the coding sequence ATGCCCTCTCTCAACATCTCCCACACCTTTAAATTCACCCCTTCCCTCGCCCTAGAAGCCCTACAAAACCAACGATTTGATGATCTAGACCACTATCAAGTGCGTTTAGACCTGTTTAACCTGTCCATCATGGCAGACTACGATCAACTCCTTTGTTTGCCCACCTTAAACGCCATTGATAAATATTGGTATCAAATCGAAACCGCTAGAAAAGTAATGCGTCAATTAGGTGGTAGGGCCCTATTAGCAGATGAAGTCGGACTCGGTAAAACCATCGAAGCAGGATTAATTTGTAAAGAATATTTAGCCAGGGGACAAATTCAATCTATCTTAGTCTTAAGTCCCGCCTCCTTAGTCTCCCAATGGCAACATGAATTAAGCGAAAAATTTAACATAGATAGCATCACCACCGACTCTAAATCACTCCAACAAAACCCCGAAGAATTTTGGAATAATAATCAAAGAATTGTCGCCTCTTTACCGACTGCCAAATCCGCCAAACATTTTCCTTTTGCCACTGGACGCAATTGGGATTTAGTAATTGTCGATGAAGCCCACCATCTCAAAAATAGGAATACCCTTTCCTGGAAACTCGTTAATGCCCTCAATAAACGCTTCATTTTAATGTTGACCGCGACCCCTGTACAAAATTCCTTAGTCGAATTATTTAACCTTTTAACCCTACTCAAACCAGGACTATTAAAAACCGAAGCCGCTTTCAAAAAAGAATATGTAATGTCGGGCAATGGTCGCGTGCCGAAAAATCCCGAAAAACTGCGTCAATTAATGCGAGAAGTGATGGTACGCAATACCCGCGCCTTAGTAGATGTTAAACTGCCCAAACGCTTTGCGACAACCATTTCTGTGACCCCTTCCCCTGCCGAGAAAAAATTATATCAAGATGTAACCGAATTTTTGCGCCATCCTGATGTTCCCCTTGATAAACTTTCCACCACTAATTTATTAATGCGTGCAGGGTCTTCTCCTAATGCCTTGACCGATTCTCTTAAACAACTCAATAAACGCATCGAAAGTGATGTGTTGAAAAGCTTAGTCAAACGTGCTGCCCAAGTTAAAAAAGCCGAAAAAGCCAAAGCCTTAATTGATTTATTGCAACAATCTAGTCAAAAAACCTTAGTGTTTGCTACCTTTAAAGCTACCAGTGATTATTTACAAACCATGCTTCAGGAAGCAGGCATTGTCTTTGTCACCTTTCGCGGCGATATGTCTCTCAAAGAAAAAGATGCGGCCATAGAAGCCTTCCGTAATGAAGTGCCAGTGCTTTTGGCTTCGGAAACAGGGGGAGAAGGTCGTAATATTCAATTTGCCAATGCGATCGTCAACTATGATTTGCCCTGGAATCCGATGAAAATTGAGCAACGCATTGGACGGATTCATCGGATTGGACAAGTGCAGGATGTGTTTATTTTTAATTTTTGTTTAAAAGATAGCATTGAAGAATATATTTTAAGCGTTCTCCATGATAAAATTAATATGTTTGAGTTAGTGGTTGGCGAAATTGAGACAATTTTGGGGAATATGGATGAAGACTTAGATTTCAGTGAAATTGTGCGGGATTTATGGCTTAAAAATCAGGCTAAACCAGAGCTAGATTCGGCTTTTAATCAGTTGGCTAGTGATTTATTAAAAGCGAAGGATAGTTACAAAGAAGCCCAGGAATTGGAGGAGCAAATCTTTGGGGAAGACTTTGAGGCTTAA
- a CDS encoding DUF5615 family PIN-like protein, protein MKFKIDENLPIEFAEILQEYGYDAMTVHQQKLKGEKDPILLEICQQEGRILVTLDLDFANIRNYPPEQFLGIIVFRVSRQDKPSLLSILQNIIPLFGQEKIIHHLWIVEEKRIQNTRRNLKIYSKIAVLNLLKEIWRSP, encoded by the coding sequence ATGAAATTTAAAATTGATGAAAACTTACCAATAGAATTTGCGGAAATACTTCAAGAATACGGTTATGATGCAATGACTGTACATCAGCAAAAACTAAAAGGAGAAAAAGACCCAATTCTTTTAGAGATTTGTCAACAAGAAGGTAGGATATTAGTTACTCTTGATCTGGATTTTGCTAATATTAGAAATTATCCCCCTGAACAATTCTTAGGAATTATTGTATTTCGGGTTAGTCGTCAAGACAAGCCCTCTTTGCTTTCCATTCTTCAAAACATAATCCCATTATTTGGGCAGGAAAAAATTATTCATCACCTATGGATTGTCGAGGAAAAACGCATTCAGAATACGCGGAGAAATTTAAAAATATACTCCAAGATCGCTGTTCTTAATCTCCTTAAAGAAATATGGCGATCACCCTAG
- a CDS encoding IS1 family transposase has product MSILKKSSMEILNDVGLCQEKEDALFKKNCPHCYSENVKIHSHYQTKGNGERKMFICQECSSCFAETYGSVIAGLETPLSEIVKVLKARMEGIGLNAAARVFGYAKTTILNWEKKLSGLQETLFLYALVNEFVKLVIEGDELYTKVGKNKEASASEGWTIVLMDRASRFIWHLKCGRKEQKLFLEAMMTVAELFERSAESLQLFTDGEKRYSQLLFNICHEVLRTGKRGRPTKVLPKGLVVRLKNKSSKRRDSEGKLKKVETPKPEHPETTEKPEEKDVHANHVEAFNSAIRRYLAAFRRRTNTYAKSVVGLQRVLDIFWMVHNFVRSHFTTREVPAVALGIIEKGFTWEDLLQIRLIF; this is encoded by the coding sequence ATGTCAATATTAAAGAAAAGCTCTATGGAAATCCTGAATGATGTTGGCTTGTGCCAAGAGAAAGAGGATGCCTTATTCAAGAAAAACTGTCCTCATTGCTATAGTGAAAACGTAAAAATACATTCTCATTATCAAACGAAAGGTAACGGGGAACGTAAAATGTTCATTTGTCAAGAATGTAGTTCTTGTTTTGCTGAGACTTATGGTAGCGTAATCGCTGGCTTAGAAACCCCATTAAGTGAAATTGTAAAAGTATTAAAAGCCAGAATGGAAGGAATAGGATTGAATGCAGCAGCCCGAGTATTTGGCTACGCGAAAACAACAATATTGAATTGGGAAAAGAAATTATCAGGATTACAAGAGACATTATTTTTATACGCCTTAGTGAATGAATTTGTTAAATTAGTAATAGAAGGGGATGAACTATACACAAAAGTTGGAAAAAATAAAGAAGCAAGTGCCTCTGAGGGGTGGACAATCGTGCTCATGGATAGGGCTAGCCGCTTTATTTGGCATTTAAAATGTGGTCGAAAAGAGCAGAAATTATTTCTAGAAGCAATGATGACGGTAGCGGAATTATTTGAAAGGAGTGCAGAATCTCTCCAGTTATTTACAGATGGAGAAAAGCGATATAGTCAACTGCTATTTAATATTTGTCACGAAGTATTAAGGACTGGAAAGCGAGGTCGTCCCACCAAAGTATTACCGAAGGGTCTTGTAGTAAGACTAAAAAATAAGAGTAGTAAACGTCGAGATTCTGAGGGTAAACTAAAGAAAGTAGAAACTCCGAAACCAGAACATCCAGAGACAACAGAAAAACCAGAAGAAAAGGACGTCCATGCCAACCACGTTGAGGCATTTAATAGTGCTATCCGACGCTATTTAGCCGCCTTTCGTCGTCGTACAAATACTTATGCTAAATCGGTTGTGGGATTACAGCGAGTCCTAGATATTTTCTGGATGGTTCATAACTTTGTTCGCAGCCATTTTACGACTAGAGAAGTTCCTGCTGTAGCTCTCGGTATAATTGAAAAAGGGTTTACTTGGGAGGACTTACTCCAAATTCGCCTGATTTTTTGA
- a CDS encoding ISAs1 family transposase has protein sequence MKLRPKYRLVEHFAEIDDPRIERTKRHKLIDILTIAILAVICGAEGWVAMESFGKAKHQWLKKILELPNGIPSDDTFARVFASLNPEQFQDCFLHWVKSIAEVSEGEVIAIDGKTLRHSYDNANGKGAIQMVSAWATANRLVLGQCKVESKSNEITAIPKLLKMLEVKGCIVTIDAMGTQTKIAQQIVGRGGDYVLALKGNQGNLCEDVEQLFAHAQSVNFVGIKHDFHQTIDKGHGRIEIRRCWTMEQTEFLLGGEKWAKLTSICMIKAERRLKDKTEYETRYYISSLPSNAQKLSQSVRSHWLIENSLHWVLDLAFNEDACRIRKDFAPENLAVLRHIALNLLTKENTLKLGIKNKRLRAGWDEDYLLKVLLG, from the coding sequence ATGAAACTCCGACCCAAATATAGACTGGTAGAACACTTTGCCGAAATAGATGACCCTCGCATCGAACGAACAAAACGGCATAAACTCATTGATATTCTAACGATTGCCATCTTAGCCGTCATTTGTGGAGCAGAAGGTTGGGTAGCCATGGAAAGTTTCGGCAAGGCTAAACATCAATGGCTAAAAAAAATTTTGGAATTGCCGAATGGCATCCCCTCCGACGATACGTTTGCGCGTGTATTTGCTAGTCTGAATCCAGAGCAATTTCAAGACTGTTTTCTGCATTGGGTCAAAAGTATAGCGGAGGTAAGTGAAGGAGAAGTGATAGCGATTGACGGCAAAACCCTTCGCCACTCCTATGACAATGCCAACGGAAAGGGCGCAATTCAGATGGTAAGTGCATGGGCAACAGCAAATCGTCTAGTACTAGGACAGTGCAAGGTGGAAAGCAAATCGAATGAAATCACGGCGATTCCTAAACTCCTGAAAATGCTAGAGGTCAAAGGTTGTATCGTAACGATTGATGCCATGGGAACTCAGACAAAGATTGCCCAACAGATAGTAGGGCGAGGGGGAGATTATGTTTTGGCATTGAAAGGCAATCAAGGTAATTTATGTGAGGATGTTGAACAATTATTTGCTCATGCTCAATCGGTTAATTTTGTGGGAATTAAGCATGATTTTCATCAAACAATAGACAAGGGACATGGACGGATTGAAATTCGCCGTTGCTGGACGATGGAACAAACAGAATTTTTGCTGGGTGGGGAGAAATGGGCAAAGTTGACGAGCATCTGTATGATTAAAGCGGAGAGACGATTGAAAGACAAAACAGAGTATGAGACTCGCTACTATATCAGTAGCCTGCCGAGTAATGCTCAAAAATTATCCCAATCTGTTCGTAGTCATTGGTTGATAGAAAACTCTTTACATTGGGTTCTAGACTTGGCCTTCAACGAGGATGCTTGTCGCATTCGTAAGGATTTTGCTCCTGAGAATTTAGCCGTCTTACGCCATATCGCTCTTAACTTGCTCACAAAGGAAAATACTCTGAAACTTGGTATCAAGAATAAACGGCTACGCGCTGGTTGGGACGAGGACTATCTCCTTAAGGTTTTACTCGGATAA
- a CDS encoding DUF5615 family PIN-like protein, whose translation MKFKIDENLPIEFAEILQEYGYDAMTVHQQKLKGEKDPILLEICQQEGRILVTLDLDFANIRNYPPEQFLGIIVFRVSRQDKPSLLSILQNIIPLFGQEKIIYHLWIVEEKRELVSSDQSWKKLWCKALRK comes from the coding sequence ATGAAATTTAAAATTGATGAAAACTTACCAATAGAATTTGCGGAAATACTTCAAGAATACGGTTATGATGCAATGACTGTACATCAGCAAAAACTAAAAGGAGAAAAAGACCCAATTCTTTTAGAGATTTGTCAACAAGAAGGTAGGATATTAGTTACTCTTGATCTGGATTTTGCTAATATTAGAAATTATCCCCCTGAACAATTCTTAGGAATTATTGTATTTCGGGTTAGTCGTCAAGACAAGCCCTCTTTGCTTTCCATTCTTCAAAACATAATCCCATTATTTGGGCAGGAAAAAATTATTTACCACCTATGGATTGTCGAGGAAAAACGGGAACTGGTATCGTCTGATCAAAGTTGGAAAAAGTTATGGTGTAAGGCTTTGAGAAAATAG
- a CDS encoding DUF433 domain-containing protein has protein sequence MKWQERIASDPSICHGKVCIKGTRIMVSVILDNLAAGVSNAEILKSYSSLSELDLKAAISYAAELACERIISA, from the coding sequence ATGAAATGGCAAGAAAGAATTGCAAGTGATCCTTCCATCTGTCATGGTAAAGTCTGCATTAAAGGAACCCGCATTATGGTGTCTGTTATTCTAGATAACTTAGCGGCTGGAGTCAGTAATGCAGAAATATTAAAAAGCTATTCATCTCTGAGCGAACTTGATCTAAAAGCAGCGATTTCCTATGCTGCAGAACTAGCTTGTGAAAGAATCATATCGGCTTAA